The genomic window TGCGTCCCAGGATTCCGCCAGGTGCGGTGGGTAGGCGGCTTCGAGCACCTCCACAACGTCGGCGACGGTTGCCGGTGCTCGGTGGTCGTGTGTGGATGATTCCAAGGTGCTCACAGCACTCCAATCTGGTGCAGGGTGTTCAAAAATTCGCGGACTTCGCGTTGGGGTCGTAACGCCAAACGCCAGTGGTTCAAGTCTAGTCCGGGGAACGTGTCGCAGCGTCGAACCGCAATGCCTCGGCGCAAGAGTTCCTGGCGTATCCGCTCCGGCTGCTCGAAGGGCGTGCGCATGAGCACGAAGGGCGCCACCGATCGGCTTGCTTGTGCAAAACCGGCGGCTTCCAAAAGGCCCAGCATCTCCCCTCGCTGCTGCTCCTGCGCCTCGCGGATTGCCGGTAGCGTCTGCACGCCATGCTCGAACACTGCGGCGGCGGCCGCCAGCGCCAGGGTATTGACGGGCCAGTGCGCGCGGGTTGCCCTCAATTGATCGAGCAACGCCGCCGGCCCTGCCACATAGCCCACTCGAAGACCAGCAATCGCCCATGTTTTGGTTAGGCTTCGCAGGCAGAGGACGTCGAAAAGCTGTGAAGGGATCAGCGAATGTTCCTCGCCCACCACGTCCAGAAATGCCTCATCAACCACCACCGTTCTGCCAGGGGCGCGCAGCGAACGCGGATCGTGGAGAACGCCCGTTGGATTGGTGGGGTTGCCGAGGATCGCCATGTCGCAATCGGGAAGAGAGCCAAGGTCCTCGAAAGGCGGGTGTAGGACGTGGTGTATCGCTTGGGAGCCGAAAATCGCGTCAGGCTCAGAAAACCCTGGGTGGATGATGCACGGGCGCACTGGCGCCAAATTCTTCAGCAATGCAAACGCCTCCGAAGCCCCGGACGTGAGCATGATCTGCTCCGAGGGCACACCATGGTACTCGGCGATCTGCGCCTCTACCTGCGAAACCTCCTCCGCATCGGGATAGTCCCGCAGCCGTCCCACCGCCTGCACAATCGCCTTCTGCAGCCACCGCGGCGTCTCATCGGCCACATTGACGGCAAAATCGAGGCGCGCACCTTTGGCGTCCAGGTCTCCGTGGATTCGAGGATCAAACACTGGGCTGAGTGTAGCTGCCCTAGGCAACAATGGGACACTAGTGGGCGTGTCTGTTTTGCTTATCGACGTCGACGGAACCATCGTCAACTCCTATCCAGGAATCCGGGCCAGCTTCATCCATGCCCTGGAAACCATCGGCTACCCAATCCCAAGCGAAGAACGCCTGCGCAAAGTACCCGGGCCGCAGATCTACGACACCCTGATCGACCTCGGCCTACCGCCCGAAGACGCCAAACACGGCCTTCAAGCTTTTCGGAAACACTATCGCCGGCACGGCTGGCACAACGCCGCCCTCTTCGAGGGGTGGCCCGAGCTGCTACGGACGCTGCGCGAGGAAGGGTTTACTTTGTGCACCGCCACCAGTAAAAACCAGGACCTCGCGGCGCAAACCCTCGAACACCTCGGCGTTGGCGACGCCTTCGACTTCATCGGCGGAGCCGACGTCGATGCTGGGCGCCAAGGCAAGGCAGCCGTGATCGACCACGTCCTGCGCACCCTCAACATCGATCCCACACAGCAACGAGCGCTCATGATCGGCGACCGCTCCCACGACACCGAAGGCGCAGCCGAATTCGATATCCCCACCATCCTCGTGCAATGGGGACATGGTGAGGAAGCAGAATGGAACGCCGCCTACGACTACGCTGGCGACATATCGACCTTGGAGGAAAAAATTCATGCCTTCTTCAAATAAATCGCTCGGGGTAGTGTTCGTCTGCACCGGCAACATCTGCCGCTCCCCCATGGGCGAAGTGATCCTGCGGGACGCCGTTGAACGCGAAGGGCTCGGCCAGCAAGTGCACGTGAGCTCCTGTGGAACCGGGGGATGGCACATAGGCCAGGGCGCCGACCGACGCGCTCTCAGCGCACTTCGCCACAAAGGCTTCGACGGCAGCGCCCACAAAGCCGCCCAAATCGGCGAAGAAGCCGAACACGCAGACCTCCTCATCGCCCTCGACCGCGGGCACCAACAGGCCCTGCTGAAACTCGGCTACGACCCGGAACGCATCCGCCTCCTACGCAGCTTCGACCCCCAAGCCGACACCGAAGACGTAGAAGACCCCTACTACGGCGACGCCAAAGACTTCGCCACCGCCCGCGACCAAATCCTCGACGCCACCCCAGGCATCATCCAATGGATCAAGGAGCACCTGCGTGAGCACTAAGAGCAAACGCAGCGGGTGGAAAGTCTTTCTCACACCAGGA from Corynebacterium gerontici includes these protein-coding regions:
- a CDS encoding low molecular weight protein-tyrosine-phosphatase, translating into MPSSNKSLGVVFVCTGNICRSPMGEVILRDAVEREGLGQQVHVSSCGTGGWHIGQGADRRALSALRHKGFDGSAHKAAQIGEEAEHADLLIALDRGHQQALLKLGYDPERIRLLRSFDPQADTEDVEDPYYGDAKDFATARDQILDATPGIIQWIKEHLREH
- a CDS encoding HAD hydrolase-like protein, with amino-acid sequence MSVLLIDVDGTIVNSYPGIRASFIHALETIGYPIPSEERLRKVPGPQIYDTLIDLGLPPEDAKHGLQAFRKHYRRHGWHNAALFEGWPELLRTLREEGFTLCTATSKNQDLAAQTLEHLGVGDAFDFIGGADVDAGRQGKAAVIDHVLRTLNIDPTQQRALMIGDRSHDTEGAAEFDIPTILVQWGHGEEAEWNAAYDYAGDISTLEEKIHAFFK
- the cobC gene encoding Rv2231c family pyridoxal phosphate-dependent protein CobC; translated protein: MFDPRIHGDLDAKGARLDFAVNVADETPRWLQKAIVQAVGRLRDYPDAEEVSQVEAQIAEYHGVPSEQIMLTSGASEAFALLKNLAPVRPCIIHPGFSEPDAIFGSQAIHHVLHPPFEDLGSLPDCDMAILGNPTNPTGVLHDPRSLRAPGRTVVVDEAFLDVVGEEHSLIPSQLFDVLCLRSLTKTWAIAGLRVGYVAGPAALLDQLRATRAHWPVNTLALAAAAAVFEHGVQTLPAIREAQEQQRGEMLGLLEAAGFAQASRSVAPFVLMRTPFEQPERIRQELLRRGIAVRRCDTFPGLDLNHWRLALRPQREVREFLNTLHQIGVL